A window of the Desulforapulum autotrophicum HRM2 genome harbors these coding sequences:
- a CDS encoding SPFH domain-containing protein, whose translation MTEKASQVFLQRAQVRNLIRRIAITLFAITIVYTLAALVYSTHVIYKVKLNYAMVIEQFGGIREAVTDVGWHARLPFFTRLEQEVPLMNQRLFLGATHEPMRIISRENVALWTSAVLTYRIHDLRVWAIENLAPKDLLQGDFDGIVKDILQAQKVNSLISDREGIKEKIFKALKSRPINEGGPTLEEKYGMTVVSFVLRETRFGDDLIAATEEKKRRELLAEAENYAADQEADRIRKLYTAYLESISSLQKALGTDGKGIEPDLLNFLTQQKWASAYANQTGQKTFVLHGSRVDPSMTLPAMPDAPDLKGKHVDDILTGNSASDGR comes from the coding sequence ATGACTGAAAAAGCGTCACAGGTTTTCCTGCAAAGAGCCCAGGTGCGAAACTTGATCCGGCGGATTGCCATTACCCTCTTTGCCATTACCATTGTCTATACCCTTGCTGCCCTGGTTTATTCGACCCATGTCATCTATAAGGTAAAGCTCAACTATGCCATGGTGATCGAACAGTTCGGAGGTATAAGGGAGGCGGTCACCGATGTGGGATGGCACGCAAGACTTCCCTTTTTTACGCGGCTTGAGCAGGAGGTGCCCCTGATGAACCAGCGCCTCTTCCTCGGTGCCACCCATGAGCCCATGCGGATTATATCAAGGGAGAATGTTGCCCTGTGGACCTCGGCTGTGCTCACCTATCGAATCCATGACCTGAGGGTCTGGGCCATTGAAAACCTTGCGCCCAAGGATTTGCTCCAGGGTGATTTTGACGGAATCGTCAAGGATATTCTCCAGGCCCAGAAGGTTAACAGCCTCATCAGTGACCGGGAGGGGATCAAGGAGAAAATTTTCAAGGCCCTTAAATCCCGGCCCATCAACGAGGGTGGCCCAACCCTGGAGGAGAAGTACGGGATGACCGTGGTCAGTTTTGTGCTTCGCGAAACCCGGTTCGGGGATGATTTGATTGCAGCCACGGAAGAAAAAAAACGCAGGGAACTGCTGGCCGAGGCGGAAAACTATGCGGCAGACCAGGAAGCCGATCGGATACGCAAGCTTTACACGGCATATCTTGAGAGTATTTCGTCGCTGCAGAAGGCCCTTGGGACCGATGGAAAAGGAATCGAACCGGATCTTTTGAACTTTCTGACCCAGCAGAAGTGGGCCTCGGCCTATGCCAACCAGACCGGGCAGAAGACCTTTGTGCTCCACGGCTCAAGGGTCGATCCTTCCATGACACTTCCCGCCATGCCGGATGCTCCAGATTTAAAGGGCAAGCATGTCGACGATATACTAACGGGCAATTCTGCATCTGACGGTCGTTAA